A single region of the Rathayibacter rathayi genome encodes:
- a CDS encoding TM0106 family RecB-like putative nuclease: protein MYLESGRVVTSPTDLANWAACEWALLRRFDALLGLAPRLEADKDGMLERTAALGDEHEHRFLAELKRSHEVLEFPRPEPADYPAAAEAAVAAMRAGVDVLYQATFFDGEFLGFSDFLLRTADGAYEVYDTKLARHAKVPALLQLAAYAEQMQARGIRVGEQVHLVLGDGSVTSHELDVVAPVQRVQRARLRAVLAERLAADEPLAWGDSRYPSCGRCSVCAPEVQAHRDPILVAGMRLDQRAKLAAAGVSTLDALAEHDGSVPGLGTGTLETLRAQARLQRRSEASPVPAVEVIDSSVLAALPAPDPGDLFFDFEGDPLYSEDHREWGLDYLFGMVDDQERFTALWAHDLAAERRALLDFLLLLRARRAEHPGMHVYHYASYERSHLLSLALRHGVGEEEVDALLRDGVLVDLYPVVRRALRVGSRSYSLKKLEPLYMGEQERDAAGVTNAADSIEMYVQARAALAVDPADGQRRLDLVAEYNADDCRSTLRLRDWLLALAPPREELPPLLEVEIPVPREPHPVAAALLAQVEGVEPRERTPDRSALALAGAAIDYHRREAKTFWQEHFDRLRQPLDEWAQTRDVVMIDRVEVVRDWAKLPRARTQSRELRILGSLAPGSRLGVGSSPYLVYEAPPPPGAPSPGPGLRGASERSEILAVDDDGERIVLLVKEGLTAGEDLHEDAPVALAPAPPPRAAPQPEAIAEWGGEVLDALPAMLPDPALDVLRRVPPPSVAPVQGDDVIGAVVTTLLGLEGATLAVQGPPGTGKTYVGSHVIARLVNEHGWRIGVVGQSHSVVENVLGAVVGRGVDPSRVAKVPKAGTSAEALEAALWAPVKTAAALTAVLEEGGGCVIGGTAWTFANPITVPRRSLDLLVVDEAGQFSLAPTIASAVSAQRLLLLGDPQQLPQVSQGAHPEPVDESALGWLADGHDVLPAEYGYFLAQTHRMHPALAAAVSELSYEGALRSRAPEERLLEGVTPGLHSVPVEHAGDTTSSPDEARRVVEITLSLVGRTWVDEYGERSLTAADVIVVAPYNAQGGLLRAALDAAGLDETPVGTVDLFQGREAVVAIVSLAASSGADVPRGLEFLLLPNRLNVAISRAKWAAYLVHSPALAASLPTSLIGLERLSGFLRLLERAEETQ from the coding sequence GTGTACCTGGAATCCGGCCGCGTGGTCACGAGCCCCACCGACCTGGCGAACTGGGCGGCCTGCGAGTGGGCCCTCCTGCGCCGGTTCGACGCCCTGCTGGGCCTCGCTCCGCGCCTGGAGGCCGACAAGGACGGAATGCTCGAGCGCACCGCCGCTCTCGGCGACGAGCACGAGCACCGCTTCCTCGCCGAGCTGAAGCGCTCGCACGAGGTCCTCGAATTCCCGCGCCCCGAGCCCGCCGACTACCCCGCGGCGGCCGAGGCCGCCGTCGCGGCGATGCGGGCCGGAGTCGACGTGCTCTACCAGGCCACCTTCTTCGACGGCGAGTTCCTCGGCTTCTCCGACTTTCTGCTGCGCACCGCCGACGGCGCCTACGAGGTCTACGACACCAAGCTCGCCCGGCACGCGAAGGTCCCCGCGCTGCTGCAGCTCGCCGCCTACGCCGAGCAGATGCAGGCGCGCGGAATCCGGGTGGGGGAGCAGGTCCACCTCGTGCTCGGCGACGGCTCCGTCACCAGCCACGAGCTCGACGTCGTCGCCCCGGTCCAGCGGGTGCAGCGCGCTCGGCTCCGCGCCGTGCTCGCCGAGCGCCTCGCCGCCGACGAGCCTCTGGCATGGGGGGATTCGCGCTACCCCTCCTGCGGGCGCTGCTCCGTCTGCGCTCCCGAGGTGCAGGCTCACCGCGATCCGATCCTCGTCGCCGGAATGCGGCTCGACCAGCGGGCGAAGCTCGCGGCGGCTGGAGTGAGCACCCTCGACGCGCTCGCGGAGCACGACGGCTCCGTCCCCGGGCTGGGCACGGGCACGCTCGAGACCCTGCGGGCCCAGGCGCGGCTCCAACGGCGCTCCGAGGCCTCGCCCGTCCCGGCCGTCGAGGTGATCGACTCCTCCGTCCTCGCTGCGCTGCCCGCGCCCGATCCGGGCGACCTCTTCTTCGACTTCGAGGGCGACCCGCTGTACTCCGAGGACCACCGGGAGTGGGGCCTCGACTACCTCTTCGGCATGGTCGATGACCAGGAGCGCTTCACCGCGCTCTGGGCGCACGACCTCGCGGCCGAGCGTCGGGCGCTCCTCGACTTCCTCCTGCTCCTGCGCGCCCGCCGCGCCGAGCACCCCGGGATGCACGTCTACCACTACGCCTCGTACGAGCGCAGCCACCTGCTCTCGCTCGCGCTCCGGCACGGAGTCGGCGAGGAGGAGGTCGACGCGCTCCTGCGCGACGGCGTCCTGGTCGACCTCTACCCCGTCGTGCGGCGGGCGCTCCGGGTGGGTTCGCGCAGCTACTCCCTGAAGAAGCTCGAGCCGCTGTACATGGGCGAGCAGGAGCGCGACGCGGCGGGCGTGACGAACGCCGCCGACAGCATCGAGATGTACGTGCAGGCGCGCGCCGCGCTGGCCGTCGATCCGGCCGACGGGCAGCGCCGGCTCGACCTCGTCGCCGAGTACAACGCCGACGATTGCCGATCCACCCTGCGGCTGCGCGACTGGCTACTGGCGCTCGCCCCGCCGCGCGAGGAGCTGCCGCCGCTGCTCGAGGTCGAGATTCCTGTGCCGCGCGAGCCGCACCCGGTCGCCGCCGCCCTGCTCGCGCAGGTCGAGGGCGTGGAGCCGCGCGAGCGCACACCGGATCGGAGCGCCCTCGCCCTCGCCGGTGCCGCGATCGACTACCACCGCCGCGAGGCGAAGACCTTCTGGCAGGAGCACTTCGACCGCCTCCGCCAGCCGCTCGACGAGTGGGCCCAGACTCGCGACGTGGTGATGATCGACCGGGTCGAGGTCGTCCGCGACTGGGCGAAGCTTCCGCGGGCGCGCACGCAGTCGCGGGAGCTGCGGATCCTCGGCAGCCTCGCTCCCGGCAGTCGGCTCGGCGTCGGCTCCTCGCCCTACCTCGTCTACGAGGCCCCGCCGCCGCCAGGTGCTCCCTCGCCCGGCCCGGGGCTGCGCGGCGCGTCCGAGCGCTCCGAGATCCTCGCGGTCGACGACGACGGGGAGCGGATCGTCCTGCTCGTGAAGGAGGGCCTCACGGCGGGGGAGGACCTGCACGAGGATGCCCCCGTCGCCCTCGCTCCGGCACCGCCGCCTCGCGCCGCACCTCAGCCCGAGGCGATCGCCGAGTGGGGCGGCGAGGTCCTCGATGCTCTGCCCGCGATGCTGCCCGACCCGGCACTTGACGTCCTGCGCCGCGTGCCGCCCCCCTCCGTCGCTCCGGTGCAGGGCGACGACGTCATCGGTGCGGTCGTCACCACGCTGCTCGGGCTCGAAGGGGCGACCCTCGCCGTGCAGGGTCCGCCCGGCACGGGGAAGACCTACGTTGGCTCGCACGTCATCGCGCGCCTCGTGAACGAGCACGGCTGGCGGATCGGCGTGGTCGGCCAATCGCACTCGGTGGTCGAGAACGTGCTCGGCGCCGTCGTCGGCCGGGGAGTCGATCCGTCCCGGGTCGCGAAGGTGCCCAAGGCAGGCACGTCGGCCGAGGCGCTCGAGGCCGCCCTCTGGGCGCCGGTGAAGACTGCGGCGGCGCTCACCGCAGTCCTCGAGGAGGGCGGCGGCTGCGTCATCGGCGGCACCGCCTGGACCTTCGCCAACCCCATCACCGTCCCGCGCCGCTCGCTCGACCTGCTCGTCGTGGACGAGGCCGGCCAGTTCTCGCTCGCGCCGACGATCGCGTCCGCCGTCTCCGCGCAGCGCCTGCTCCTGCTCGGCGACCCGCAGCAACTCCCGCAGGTGAGCCAGGGCGCACATCCTGAGCCGGTCGACGAGTCGGCGCTCGGCTGGCTCGCCGACGGGCACGACGTCCTCCCGGCCGAATACGGCTACTTCCTCGCACAGACGCACCGGATGCACCCGGCGCTTGCCGCCGCCGTCTCCGAGCTCTCCTACGAGGGCGCCCTCCGGTCGCGGGCCCCCGAGGAGCGCCTGTTGGAGGGAGTGACTCCGGGCCTGCACTCCGTCCCGGTGGAGCACGCGGGCGACACCACCTCCTCGCCGGACGAGGCGCGGCGCGTGGTCGAGATCACTCTCTCCCTCGTCGGCCGCACCTGGGTCGACGAGTACGGCGAGCGGAGTCTCACCGCGGCCGATGTGATCGTCGTCGCCCCCTACAACGCTCAGGGCGGGCTCCTTCGTGCCGCCCTGGACGCCGCAGGACTCGACGAGACGCCGGTCGGCACCGTCGACCTCTTCCAGGGTCGGGAGGCGGTGGTCGCGATCGTCTCGCTCGCCGCGTCCTCGGGGGCGGATGTGCCCCGTGGCCTCGAGTTCCTCCTCCTGCCCAACCGGCTCAACGTCGCGATCTCGCGAGCGAAGTGGGCGGCCTACCTGGTGCACTCTCCGGCGCTCGCCGCTTCGCTGCCCACCTCGCTGATCGGCCTCGAGCGGCTCTCTGGCTTCCTCCGCCTGCTCGAACGAGCTGAGGAGACTCAGTGA
- a CDS encoding methylenetetrahydrofolate reductase yields MSRARFEIIPAEDIGERAMRAFPDPSAVTLTVTSLPKHGTGRTADCAVELAGRGFRVVPHLAARNVEGRGALERVLRRMDAAGIDEAFVISGDATSAAGSYSTSLELIRDAREIAPGLALDIAGYPEGHPRLSDESIERHLRERAPFIRSIVTQMCFDVDAVVRYADRLRAQGITADLWAGVPGPVERSRLLTLGARIGVGSSLGFLRRSTSVAGGLLRGRRFDPSAFVARLESAAGERLAGLHVYTFNELGSLAAFA; encoded by the coding sequence ATGAGCCGCGCGCGCTTCGAGATCATCCCGGCCGAGGACATCGGCGAGCGGGCGATGCGGGCCTTCCCGGATCCCTCCGCCGTGACGCTGACCGTGACGAGCCTGCCCAAACACGGGACGGGGCGGACCGCGGACTGCGCAGTCGAGCTCGCCGGGCGCGGGTTCCGCGTGGTGCCGCACCTCGCGGCACGCAACGTCGAGGGCCGCGGCGCGTTAGAACGAGTGCTCAGGCGGATGGACGCCGCGGGGATCGACGAGGCGTTCGTGATCTCGGGCGACGCGACCTCGGCGGCCGGCTCCTACTCCACGAGCCTCGAGCTGATCCGCGACGCCCGCGAGATCGCACCCGGGCTGGCCCTGGACATCGCGGGGTACCCCGAGGGCCACCCGCGCCTCTCCGACGAGAGCATCGAGCGGCACCTGCGCGAGCGCGCCCCGTTCATCCGCTCGATCGTCACGCAGATGTGCTTCGACGTGGACGCCGTGGTGCGCTACGCCGACCGCCTCCGCGCGCAGGGCATCACGGCGGACCTGTGGGCGGGGGTGCCGGGGCCGGTCGAGCGCTCGCGGCTGCTGACGCTGGGCGCGCGGATCGGGGTCGGCTCCTCGCTCGGATTCTTGAGGCGGAGCACGTCGGTGGCCGGTGGGCTCCTCCGCGGCCGCCGCTTCGATCCGTCCGCGTTCGTCGCACGCCTGGAGTCCGCGGCCGGCGAGCGCCTCGCGGGCCTGCACGTCTACACCTTCAACGAGCTCGGCTCCCTCGCCGCCTTCGCCTGA
- a CDS encoding phosphatase PAP2 family protein yields MDPRHDRPSTEPGIARPDAIQRERMREQVPSDDVVARLLTKEAAHRISRRWPLISASLALLLTVLLAVLIAFRPTSAFRFDVEWMDEIVEHRSPVWDIPALVMNTVGAGLVGTTLLPLGIVAVLLVFRRRWAALYYAIAALVSVGATQLVKELVGRARPADMLVSSDYGSFPSGHTANAATTAMVLALVFPLLWVWIAGFLFTVAMMASRTYLGAHWLSDTVGGLLLGIGVALVVWAPLAGRLRSEAELPHPPSGFVARPDGELPGVALTGAVPPRVAGADQAKAAREPSSLKV; encoded by the coding sequence ATGGACCCCCGCCACGACCGCCCGTCGACCGAGCCCGGAATCGCGCGTCCCGACGCCATCCAGCGCGAGCGGATGCGCGAGCAGGTGCCCTCCGACGATGTCGTTGCGCGGTTGCTCACGAAGGAGGCCGCGCACCGGATCTCCCGCCGCTGGCCGCTGATCTCGGCCTCGCTCGCCCTCCTGCTCACGGTGCTCCTGGCCGTGCTGATCGCCTTCCGCCCCACGTCTGCCTTCCGCTTCGACGTCGAGTGGATGGACGAGATCGTCGAGCACCGATCGCCGGTGTGGGACATCCCGGCCCTCGTCATGAACACGGTCGGAGCAGGTCTTGTCGGCACGACGCTCCTCCCGCTGGGCATTGTCGCCGTGCTGCTCGTGTTCCGGAGGCGGTGGGCCGCGCTCTACTACGCGATCGCCGCACTCGTCAGCGTCGGCGCCACCCAGCTGGTGAAGGAGCTGGTGGGTCGCGCCCGCCCCGCCGACATGCTCGTTAGCAGCGACTACGGCTCGTTCCCCTCCGGCCACACCGCGAACGCCGCGACCACAGCGATGGTGCTGGCCCTGGTCTTCCCGCTGCTGTGGGTCTGGATCGCCGGCTTCCTCTTTACGGTGGCGATGATGGCGAGCCGCACCTATCTCGGCGCGCACTGGCTGAGCGACACCGTCGGCGGCCTGCTGCTCGGGATCGGCGTGGCCCTCGTGGTCTGGGCGCCCCTAGCCGGCCGCCTCCGCTCCGAGGCCGAGCTCCCGCATCCGCCGTCTGGATTCGTCGCACGACCTGACGGCGAGCTGCCGGGCGTGGCCCTCACGGGTGCTGTCCCGCCACGGGTGGCGGGCGCCGATCAGGCGAAGGCGGCGAGGGAGCCGAGCTCGTTGAAGGTGTAG
- a CDS encoding ROK family protein, whose product MTTTAPPREKRSGAYWLYLIPGFVLFTFIVLIPLVWNVSISFTSWRGIKPPIFIGLDNWIELMGDDQFWTSFLNSVSMIIAMVIVPTILGLLLAAILFDLVGKKFGGRLASFLRATYYLPQILPTVIAAIVIGWILRPDSGRAGRELGVGRGLRRAGLDTPLRGSSTSRSGAIPAARLTPASRGDRGMPDYATRGNNLDRVRRHNLSAILRLVHRGGPRSRSQLTRLTGLNRSTIAALVSELVELGIVREREPATANQVGRPSPVVEADPGVVALAVNPEIDAVTVAVVGVDATVRHRIRRSASVPTAEAAARLAAEAVAELLAELPEDTRTVGIGVAVPGLVRDADGLVRVGPHLGWDDEPFSRMLAEATGLPVLSANDANLGALAESVLGAGRDVSHLVYLNGGASGVGGGVIIGGAPLHGIDGYAGEIGHTLVTSAGIDCHCGAVGCLETEVGRAELLTVLGLDESERLEEALAASEDPAVRAEVERQLGHLAVALRNVINVFNPQLVVLGGFLGALIGVAPGFLEERLGRGGPFRVALDSVRIVRTELGADLLMLGAAELAFERLLADPLATPLHPV is encoded by the coding sequence ATGACGACGACAGCACCTCCTCGTGAGAAGCGCTCCGGCGCCTACTGGCTCTACTTGATTCCGGGGTTCGTGCTCTTCACGTTCATCGTGCTGATCCCGCTGGTGTGGAACGTCTCCATCAGTTTCACGTCCTGGCGGGGCATCAAGCCGCCGATCTTCATCGGCCTCGATAACTGGATCGAGCTGATGGGCGACGACCAGTTCTGGACCTCGTTCCTCAACTCGGTCTCCATGATCATCGCGATGGTGATCGTGCCGACGATCCTCGGCCTCCTGCTCGCCGCGATTCTGTTCGACCTGGTCGGCAAGAAGTTCGGCGGCAGGCTCGCCAGCTTCCTCCGTGCCACGTACTACCTGCCGCAGATCCTGCCGACCGTCATCGCCGCGATTGTTATCGGCTGGATCCTGCGACCCGACAGTGGACGGGCCGGCCGGGAGCTGGGGGTGGGTCGCGGCCTGAGGCGGGCGGGCCTCGATACGCCGCTGCGCGGCTCCTCGACCAGCAGGTCTGGCGCCATCCCCGCCGCTAGGCTGACCCCCGCAAGCAGAGGAGACCGCGGAATGCCTGATTACGCGACGCGCGGCAACAACCTCGACCGTGTCCGGAGGCACAATCTCTCGGCGATCCTCCGCCTCGTGCATCGCGGTGGCCCCCGCTCCCGCTCGCAGCTGACGCGCCTCACCGGCCTCAACCGCTCCACCATCGCCGCGTTGGTCAGCGAGCTGGTGGAACTGGGTATCGTGCGCGAGCGCGAGCCCGCCACGGCGAACCAGGTCGGTCGGCCGAGCCCCGTCGTCGAAGCCGATCCCGGAGTCGTCGCGCTTGCCGTGAACCCCGAGATCGACGCCGTGACCGTCGCCGTGGTCGGAGTGGACGCCACGGTGCGCCACCGCATCCGCCGCTCCGCCTCCGTCCCCACCGCCGAGGCCGCTGCCCGCTTGGCGGCCGAGGCGGTCGCAGAGCTGCTGGCCGAGCTCCCCGAGGACACCCGCACCGTCGGCATCGGCGTCGCTGTCCCGGGCCTCGTGCGCGACGCCGACGGTCTCGTCCGGGTCGGCCCGCACCTCGGCTGGGACGACGAGCCCTTCTCTCGCATGCTCGCCGAGGCCACCGGCCTGCCCGTCCTCTCGGCGAACGACGCGAACCTCGGCGCGCTCGCCGAGAGCGTGCTGGGCGCCGGCCGTGATGTCTCGCACCTCGTCTACCTCAACGGCGGCGCGAGCGGAGTCGGCGGGGGCGTCATCATCGGCGGCGCGCCGCTGCACGGCATCGACGGCTACGCGGGCGAGATCGGCCACACCCTGGTCACCAGCGCGGGAATCGACTGCCACTGCGGCGCCGTCGGCTGCCTCGAGACCGAGGTCGGGCGCGCCGAACTGCTCACCGTGCTCGGCCTTGATGAGAGCGAGCGGCTGGAGGAGGCGCTCGCCGCCTCGGAGGATCCGGCCGTCCGGGCCGAAGTCGAGCGCCAGCTCGGACACCTCGCGGTCGCCCTGCGCAATGTGATTAACGTGTTCAACCCCCAGCTCGTGGTGCTGGGCGGCTTCCTCGGCGCGCTGATCGGCGTCGCGCCGGGGTTCCTCGAGGAGCGACTGGGCCGCGGCGGCCCCTTTCGCGTCGCGCTCGACTCCGTGCGCATCGTCCGCACCGAGCTCGGCGCCGATCTGCTGATGCTCGGCGCGGCCGAGCTCGCCTTCGAGCGTCTGCTCGCCGACCCCCTCGCCACCCCGCTCCACCCCGTTTGA
- a CDS encoding ABC transporter substrate-binding protein: MTLRSRSAFHRPSVGLSRRNVLAGGLGLSAMFALTACSGGGSNAGSEALSTTVDGAGRTLTLWDFETPDSDRGIASLAARGIFIQETGAEIAYEFKAFEQLRTGASQIFNSNSAPDVVEYNKGNATSGLLSSQGLLTNLDEAVSFYGWDSLVPGALQTTAKYDENGIMGSGSWYGIPNYGEFTFVYYNKDVFAANGLEVPTTYEEFTAALDAFVAKGITPLAEAGAEYPLQQLFYQLALLKADRSWITDYQTYTGDVDFEDAAWSYAADQLKTSVDKGYFSADASGLKAEDAGTAFISGEYPIFFSGSWWFGRFTTEITGFDWDTFLFPGAEFTMGSAGNHWVIPETAKNKDLAYKWIDITMRPEIQNLIGNNGGIPLVVEESAITDEKSKALLSQWKTVVDGDQLSFYPDWPTATFYDDLVAATQELINGSSDQSAMLSDLQSTYDDGVADIKYPPPPPPPHPPSPSARCHL, from the coding sequence ATGACGCTCCGATCCCGCTCCGCCTTCCACCGTCCGTCCGTCGGTCTCAGCCGGCGCAACGTGCTCGCCGGCGGACTCGGCCTCAGCGCGATGTTCGCGCTGACCGCCTGCTCCGGTGGCGGCTCCAATGCCGGCTCTGAGGCACTGTCGACCACGGTCGACGGCGCTGGCCGCACCCTCACCCTCTGGGACTTCGAGACGCCCGACAGCGACCGCGGCATCGCCTCGCTCGCCGCCCGCGGCATCTTCATCCAGGAGACGGGAGCCGAGATCGCCTACGAGTTCAAGGCTTTCGAGCAGCTGCGCACCGGCGCCAGCCAGATCTTCAACTCCAACTCGGCGCCCGACGTCGTCGAGTACAACAAGGGCAACGCGACCAGCGGGCTTCTCTCGAGCCAGGGCCTTCTCACCAACCTCGACGAGGCGGTCTCGTTCTACGGCTGGGACTCGCTCGTCCCCGGCGCCCTGCAGACCACCGCGAAGTACGACGAGAACGGGATCATGGGCTCCGGCTCCTGGTACGGAATCCCCAATTACGGCGAATTCACGTTCGTCTACTACAACAAGGACGTCTTCGCCGCGAACGGCCTCGAGGTGCCCACCACCTACGAGGAGTTCACGGCAGCCCTGGACGCCTTCGTCGCGAAGGGGATCACCCCGCTGGCCGAGGCCGGCGCCGAGTACCCGTTGCAGCAGCTCTTCTACCAGCTCGCGCTGCTCAAGGCCGACCGCTCCTGGATCACGGACTACCAGACCTACACCGGAGACGTCGACTTCGAGGACGCGGCCTGGAGCTACGCCGCCGATCAGCTGAAAACCTCCGTCGACAAGGGCTACTTCTCGGCCGACGCCTCCGGGCTGAAGGCCGAAGACGCGGGCACGGCGTTCATCTCGGGCGAATACCCGATCTTCTTCTCGGGCTCCTGGTGGTTCGGCCGGTTCACGACCGAGATCACCGGATTCGACTGGGACACCTTCCTCTTCCCGGGCGCCGAGTTCACGATGGGTTCAGCCGGCAACCACTGGGTGATCCCGGAGACGGCGAAGAACAAGGATCTCGCCTACAAGTGGATCGACATCACGATGCGCCCCGAGATCCAGAACCTTATTGGGAACAACGGAGGCATCCCGCTGGTCGTCGAGGAGAGCGCCATCACCGATGAGAAGAGCAAGGCGCTGCTCTCGCAGTGGAAGACGGTCGTCGACGGCGACCAGCTCTCCTTCTACCCCGACTGGCCGACCGCGACTTTCTACGACGACCTCGTCGCCGCGACCCAGGAACTCATCAACGGTTCCTCCGACCAGTCCGCCATGCTCTCCGACCTCCAGTCGACCTACGACGACGGAGTCGCCGACATCAAGTACCCCCCGCCCCCGCCCCCTCCGCACCCCCCTTCCCCCTCCGCGAGATGCCACTTATGA
- a CDS encoding LacI family DNA-binding transcriptional regulator, whose amino-acid sequence MATIHDVARVAGVSISTVSYALSGKRSIAASTRQRVDDAVRQLGYRPHAGARMLAGARTHILALSAPMRGELHLPTHMRFVTEVLERARESDYDVLLLVTDEASSGIGRVSSSSLVDGIVLMGVDDDDDRAELIRAAGVPATFIGVPADSHDLACVDLDFAEAARESVRRLADLGHRSLGLLEHPQSYTDRNAGFVRRFDEAFRAEAAVLGVEIAVERPHLGRSSVSAAIDAILAIPVPPTALVLHCNEPVAEAAIERVLERGLSVPGDLSILAACASYDGGTLPVPTSSLPLPFDAMCRAAVARTLQQIDSGRTVGVELIPPSYVDRGSLAVAPTGAAVSAVPSGARVPASL is encoded by the coding sequence ATGGCGACCATCCACGACGTGGCCCGCGTTGCCGGAGTCTCGATCAGCACCGTCTCCTACGCCCTCTCCGGCAAGAGATCAATCGCCGCCTCCACTCGGCAGCGCGTGGACGACGCGGTGCGCCAGCTCGGCTACCGGCCGCACGCGGGGGCCCGGATGCTCGCCGGCGCGCGGACCCACATCCTGGCCCTCTCCGCTCCGATGCGCGGCGAGCTGCACCTGCCGACCCACATGCGCTTCGTCACCGAGGTCCTCGAGCGGGCCAGGGAGTCGGACTACGACGTGCTGCTGCTCGTCACCGACGAGGCCTCCAGCGGCATCGGCCGCGTCTCCTCGTCCTCGCTCGTCGATGGCATCGTCCTGATGGGTGTCGACGACGACGATGACCGCGCGGAGCTGATCCGCGCGGCGGGCGTGCCCGCTACGTTCATCGGAGTGCCCGCCGACTCCCACGATCTCGCGTGCGTCGACCTCGACTTCGCCGAGGCCGCCCGCGAGAGCGTGCGTCGGCTCGCCGATCTGGGCCACCGCTCGCTCGGGCTGCTCGAGCACCCGCAGTCCTACACCGACCGCAACGCCGGCTTCGTCCGCCGCTTCGACGAGGCGTTCCGCGCCGAGGCGGCAGTGCTGGGAGTCGAGATCGCCGTCGAGCGCCCGCACCTCGGCCGCTCGAGTGTGTCGGCCGCGATCGACGCGATCCTGGCCATCCCCGTCCCGCCGACCGCCCTGGTGCTGCACTGCAACGAGCCCGTGGCGGAGGCGGCGATCGAGCGCGTCCTCGAGCGCGGCCTCTCCGTCCCCGGCGATCTGTCGATTCTGGCCGCCTGCGCCAGCTACGACGGGGGCACCCTCCCGGTCCCCACGAGCAGCCTCCCCCTCCCGTTCGACGCGATGTGCCGTGCGGCCGTCGCGCGGACCCTCCAGCAGATCGACTCCGGCCGCACCGTCGGCGTCGAACTGATTCCGCCCTCCTACGTCGACCGCGGGTCTCTCGCGGTCGCTCCGACCGGCGCCGCGGTGTCGGCGGTCCCGTCCGGCGCTCGCGTGCCGGCCTCTCTGTAG
- the xylA gene encoding xylose isomerase, with translation MSLTPTRADKFSFGLWTIGYNGTDPFGGPTREPLDVVHAVEKLDELGAYGLTFHDDDLFAFGSTDAERQTQIDRLKGALESTGLIVPMVTTNLFSAPVFKDGGFTSNDRDVRRFALRKVLRNIDLAAELGAKTFVMWGGREGAEYDSAKDIRAALERYREAVNLLGDYVTDKGYDLRFAIEPKPNEPRGDILLPTLGHAIAFIDSLERPELVGVNPEVGHEQMAGLNFAAGIAQALYHGKLFHIDLNGQRGIKYDQDLVFGHGDLHNAFALVDLLENGGPGGVPTYDGPRHFDYKPSRTEDETGVWDSAAANMQTYLLLKERAAAFRADPEVQEALAAAKVAELSTPTLNEGESYDDLLADTASYESFDADAYLGGKGFGFVRLQQLATEHLLGARG, from the coding sequence ATGTCTCTGACCCCCACCCGCGCCGACAAGTTCTCGTTCGGCCTCTGGACCATCGGCTACAACGGGACGGACCCGTTCGGCGGCCCCACCCGCGAGCCGCTCGACGTCGTGCACGCGGTCGAGAAGCTCGACGAGCTCGGCGCCTACGGCCTCACCTTCCACGACGACGACCTGTTTGCCTTCGGCTCGACCGACGCCGAGCGCCAGACCCAGATCGACCGCCTCAAGGGCGCACTGGAGTCGACCGGCCTGATCGTGCCAATGGTCACCACCAACCTCTTCAGCGCCCCGGTCTTCAAGGACGGCGGCTTCACCTCCAACGACCGCGACGTCCGCCGCTTCGCGCTGCGCAAGGTCCTGCGCAACATCGACCTCGCCGCTGAGCTGGGCGCGAAGACCTTTGTCATGTGGGGTGGCCGCGAGGGTGCCGAGTACGACTCCGCCAAGGACATCCGCGCCGCGCTCGAGCGCTACCGCGAGGCCGTGAACCTGCTTGGTGACTACGTCACTGACAAGGGCTACGACCTCCGCTTCGCCATCGAGCCCAAGCCGAACGAGCCCCGCGGCGATATCCTGTTGCCGACCCTCGGCCACGCGATCGCCTTCATCGACTCCCTCGAGCGTCCCGAGCTGGTCGGCGTGAACCCTGAGGTCGGTCACGAGCAGATGGCTGGCCTGAACTTCGCGGCCGGAATCGCCCAGGCGCTGTACCACGGCAAGCTCTTCCACATCGACCTCAACGGTCAGCGCGGCATCAAGTACGACCAGGACCTCGTCTTCGGTCACGGGGATCTGCACAACGCGTTCGCACTCGTCGACCTGCTCGAGAACGGCGGCCCCGGCGGCGTCCCCACCTACGACGGCCCGCGCCACTTCGACTACAAGCCCTCGCGCACCGAGGACGAGACCGGCGTCTGGGACTCGGCCGCCGCGAACATGCAGACCTACCTGCTGCTCAAGGAGCGTGCCGCGGCCTTCCGCGCCGACCCCGAGGTGCAGGAGGCCCTGGCCGCCGCGAAGGTCGCCGAACTCTCCACCCCGACCCTGAACGAGGGCGAGTCGTACGACGACCTGCTCGCGGACACCGCCTCGTACGAGTCGTTCGACGCCGACGCCTACCTCGGCGGCAAGGGCTTCGGATTCGTGCGCCTGCAGCAGCTGGCCACCGAGCACCTGCTCGGCGCCCGAGGCTGA